From the Halobellus litoreus genome, the window CTTCGAGCGCTACGAGGACGACGCGGCCTTCGCCGCTCACGGAGAGTCCGAACACGTCGAGCGGCTCGGAGCGGAGCTTCCGGACCTGCTGGCGGGCGAACCCGAGGTCACTCGATTCGACGTCGACTCGGCGTCGGCTGTCGAACTGTAACTCGGCTACCCGGCGGTTACCGACAGTTTTTGTCACTCCTCGCCATCGGGGAGGACACCCAGAATGGAGTCGCGGAAACGTCGGGTGCTGGCGGTGATCGCAGCGGCCGAACTACTGGCGATGTCGCTCTGGTTCAGCGCGACGGCCGCCGCTCCCGAGTTGGCCGGCGAGTGGGGGCTGACGGCCGCCGAGACGGCCTGGCTCACGATCGCCGTGCAGTTGGGATTCGTCGCGGGTGCGCTCGTCTCGTCGGTTCTGACGTTGTCTGACGTGGTGCCGCCTCGGTACCTCTTCGCGGGTTCGGCCGTCGGCGGTGCGGCCTGCACGGCGGCGATCGCGGGATTCGTCGACACGGCGATGCCGGCCATCGTACTGCGGTTCCTGACGGGGGTGACGCTCGCCGGCGTCTACCCCCCGGGAATGAAGATACTGACCGGCTGGTTCAGAGACGGACGTGGGTTCGCGATCGGCGTGTTAGTGGGGGCACTGACCGTCGGATCGGCGCTCCCGCACCTCCTCCGGGCGCTCGGCGGCGTCGGCAGTCCGAGAGTCGTCCTGTACGGCGCTGCCCTGTTGGCGACAGTGGGTGGATTGTTGGCGCTGTTGGTGGAACCGGGACCGTATCAGGCACCGACCGCACCGTTCGATCCCGGTGCGATCGGCCGGATGCTGCGGGACCGCGGAACGATGCTCGCGAACGGGGGGTACTTCGGGCATATGTGGGAGCTCTATGCGGTCTGGACGTGGATCCCCGCGTATCTCGTCGCGAGCATCGCCGCCAACGGCGGGAGCGGTGCGTCCTCCGGAGTGGCGTCACTGTTGGCGTTCAGTGCCATCGCAGTCGGCGGCGTCGGTGCCGTGTCCGCGGGGGTGGCCGCCGATCGGTTCGGACGAACGACCGTGACCATCGTGAGTATGGGTATCAGCGGCGTCGCCTGCGTCGCCGCGGGGCTGCTGTTCGGCTCCTCGCTGTATCTCCTTGCCCCGTTCGTGCTGATCTGGGGGGTCGCCATCGTCGCCGACTCGGCGCAGTTCTCCGCGGCGGTGTCGGAACTGGCGGAGGAGTCCTACGTCGGGACGGCGCTCACGCTGCAGACCGCGATCGGGTTTCTGCTCACCACGATATCCATCCAACTGATCCCGGTAGTCGTCGACGCCGTCGGCTGGCGGTGGGCGTTCGCTCCCCTGGCGATCGGCCCCGCGATCGGGACGCTCTCGATGCTCCGCCTCAGGGGCCTTCCCGACGCCTCGAAGTTAGCAGGCGGCCGCAAGTGACTGCTGTCCCAACGAGCTTCGGACTGACGGGTCGCTCGTCGGGACCGACGGTCCGGTCAGTCGGGCGTCATCGGTACGGGATTCGAGAGGCGGGGCGCGGCTTGTCGCCCGTCTCGGGAGGTCCGATGCGACGGAGGTTGGACTCAGGTGCTGGGCGACCCGTCCGGCACACGGAACCCCGACCGGAACCCTGACGCCACGGCGCGGCCCGGTCGCCGATCGGAGGTGAGGTGTTCGACGGGCCCATTGGGGTGCCGCTATCGCCCCGAAGGTGCGAGACGGTCACACGCACCCGGCACCTTCATTATGTCACTGAATGATAATTCTTGGATGGTCGAACCCGAAGCCGATTTCACCGTCCCCAGCGACAAAGACGCGATCACGAGCACGCCGGCGGGACAGAGCCAGCACGTTCTCGTGACGGCGAACCGCTACGCGGACAACCCCCGGTACCCGTATCGCGGCGCTATCGTCGAGGAGACCTCGGCGTTTCGGTCCGACGTCGAGCTGTTCTACGACCTTCATTCGATGGTCTGGGACGCCGACCTCCGGGAGACGCACGACATCCGCAACGACGCGGTCGAAAGCAGCCTCGAATGGGCGTCGGCGGCCGTCCCCGAACTGCGGCTCCGCAACGAGTTCGAGTTCGGCGACGGGACGAGCGGGAGCCTCGAACAGCACATCGTCGCGAGTTCGAACCAGTGTTCGCTGCTCGTTCGCAACCGCGCGAGCTTCGACTCCGCCCACGAACGCACGCTCTTCACCGTGTTCAATCTCGGTATCAAGGGCCACAGTCACGAGGACCCGAACGCGGTACAGGCCGCCCACGTCGTCCACGCCGAGGACTGCGACGTTCTGACCGCGACCGACGGTAACCGCCACGTGGCGTTCGCACAGGCGTACGACGGGTCGCGGCGGTTCGACGGGCACCGAGTCGGACACAGCGGCCGTCAGTCCGGCCCCGAGCGCAGCGCCTGGGCGGACATCTACGGGGAGAA encodes:
- a CDS encoding MFS transporter, giving the protein MESRKRRVLAVIAAAELLAMSLWFSATAAAPELAGEWGLTAAETAWLTIAVQLGFVAGALVSSVLTLSDVVPPRYLFAGSAVGGAACTAAIAGFVDTAMPAIVLRFLTGVTLAGVYPPGMKILTGWFRDGRGFAIGVLVGALTVGSALPHLLRALGGVGSPRVVLYGAALLATVGGLLALLVEPGPYQAPTAPFDPGAIGRMLRDRGTMLANGGYFGHMWELYAVWTWIPAYLVASIAANGGSGASSGVASLLAFSAIAVGGVGAVSAGVAADRFGRTTVTIVSMGISGVACVAAGLLFGSSLYLLAPFVLIWGVAIVADSAQFSAAVSELAEESYVGTALTLQTAIGFLLTTISIQLIPVVVDAVGWRWAFAPLAIGPAIGTLSMLRLRGLPDASKLAGGRK